The proteins below are encoded in one region of Planctopirus limnophila DSM 3776:
- a CDS encoding HAD family hydrolase has product MIRTCLFDMGNVLVFFSHERMCRQIGALCGWNRDECRRQLMDSGLQWNYERGLLTCEQMRDALSELSGRNISLAALDRATADIFIENTSMLPILARLKANGLRLVLLSNTSVSHVRYVEKHFDVLNEFDERVLSCEVGAIKPEARIYEAALEAIHCDPAECFYTDDIASYVEKGREFGLDAEIFTQTAVLKEHLHDRQITGF; this is encoded by the coding sequence TTGATCAGAACCTGCCTGTTCGACATGGGGAACGTACTCGTCTTCTTCTCGCACGAACGGATGTGCCGGCAGATCGGTGCCCTCTGCGGCTGGAATCGGGACGAATGCCGCCGACAACTCATGGATTCGGGATTGCAGTGGAATTACGAGCGCGGCCTCCTCACCTGCGAACAAATGCGAGACGCATTGAGTGAACTTTCGGGCCGCAATATTTCATTGGCTGCACTCGATCGCGCGACGGCTGATATCTTTATCGAGAACACCAGCATGCTGCCGATCCTCGCGCGCCTCAAAGCCAATGGCCTGCGGTTGGTTCTCCTCTCGAACACCAGCGTTTCGCACGTCCGTTACGTCGAAAAACACTTTGATGTCCTCAATGAGTTCGACGAGCGAGTCCTTTCCTGCGAAGTGGGTGCCATCAAACCCGAAGCCAGGATCTATGAAGCGGCTCTCGAGGCCATTCATTGCGACCCTGCAGAGTGCTTTTACACGGACGACATTGCTTCCTACGTTGAAAAAGGCCGCGAGTTCGGCCTCGATGCCGAAAT
- a CDS encoding acyltransferase family protein: MPTPLEISAARLPALDGLRGVAILGVLFSKAQLTPGFPSEFHLRWGHIVGSASVDLFFVVSGYLITTLLLAEKDRNRQISLGAFYWRRALRIVPAFLALLTALWLLDGHSDVEMRHIDWLSAATYTVNFIPESSWDAGHLWSLSIEEHFYLLWPLMVVLLSESQLRKLLVALIAGTLLLRGVVLAIQPREASILEVWTIFRWDTIAAGCWLALGLRHEATRTRLMNFAGSPWALPATITLLILSLGLNLSNKLGLTIGYSLTAFAWAALILLALQRSSSLSRGHLMDPSQEIPSLWIRVLQSRFLVTIGILSYSLYLWHRLFLRAETNQSWLHFPVNLACLALAAVACHWLIERPFLLLKNSWKPQPTTEQTLPWGSSAPVDGLV; this comes from the coding sequence ATGCCCACACCATTAGAAATATCCGCTGCACGACTTCCCGCACTCGATGGATTGCGCGGCGTGGCGATACTGGGTGTGCTCTTCTCCAAAGCCCAATTGACACCTGGCTTCCCCAGTGAATTTCATCTTCGCTGGGGACATATCGTGGGATCGGCCTCTGTTGATCTCTTTTTTGTCGTCAGTGGTTACCTCATTACCACGCTGCTGCTGGCGGAAAAAGATCGCAACCGCCAGATTTCTCTGGGGGCATTCTACTGGCGGCGTGCACTCCGCATTGTTCCCGCTTTCCTCGCGCTGTTAACGGCTCTCTGGCTACTCGATGGTCACAGCGATGTGGAAATGCGACATATCGACTGGCTATCAGCGGCCACCTACACAGTCAATTTCATCCCCGAAAGCAGTTGGGATGCCGGGCATTTGTGGTCGCTTTCGATTGAAGAACATTTTTATCTCCTCTGGCCACTCATGGTCGTGCTCCTCTCCGAATCGCAACTTCGAAAGCTGCTGGTGGCTTTGATCGCAGGAACACTTCTGCTACGAGGAGTGGTCCTGGCCATCCAACCGCGAGAGGCATCCATTCTGGAAGTCTGGACGATTTTCCGCTGGGATACGATTGCCGCCGGCTGCTGGCTGGCACTTGGCCTGCGGCATGAGGCAACACGCACCCGGCTCATGAACTTTGCCGGATCCCCATGGGCCCTGCCTGCGACGATCACCCTGCTGATCCTCTCACTCGGTTTGAATCTGTCCAACAAACTCGGGCTGACCATTGGTTACAGCCTGACAGCCTTTGCCTGGGCCGCCCTGATTCTCCTCGCTCTTCAGCGGTCATCATCCCTGTCCCGTGGGCATTTGATGGATCCATCGCAGGAAATTCCCAGCCTGTGGATTCGAGTGCTGCAAAGCCGTTTTCTTGTGACGATTGGTATTTTAAGTTACAGCCTTTATCTGTGGCATCGCCTGTTTCTTCGCGCAGAGACAAATCAAAGCTGGCTCCATTTTCCCGTTAATCTGGCATGTCTCGCGCTGGCAGCCGTTGCCTGCCATTGGCTGATTGAAAGACCTTTCCTGCTGCTCAAAAATTCCTGGAAGCCTCAACCAACAACCGAACAAACTCTCCCCTGGGGCTCCAGTGCACCGGTCGATGGCCTGGTTTAG